The Lampris incognitus isolate fLamInc1 chromosome 15, fLamInc1.hap2, whole genome shotgun sequence genomic interval ATTCTGATTCCAATCAACCGCTCCCCCTTTCTTGTCTGTTAGAAGACACACACCCCCAATGAAAAAAATATTTCTGGGCATTTTTCAAAGATGAGAAAAGGACAGAGATTGAGAGCTCACCTGAAGCCACTCGCGTTCCACCAGGCCTTGGAAACCCCTGATGGTCCTGCAGGTTGGGTCCAGGATGATCTGTGCCAGAGAGGTTACCTGCAGGGTGGAGTCTGCCCCTTCAGTGCCATGAACGAGCACTGATGCCCCCTCcctgaaagagagaggaaaaaaataagcGCATTCAAAAATGTTTCAGAGGGCCACCTGCTATGAAATGTTAAAAATTGAGATGCAGATAAATAAATCTGTTTAAACAAGGACGTTTTAATCAAATACATTATACCTTCTAAGATAAGAAGTTCTCAGAGACAAATTACTTGTGAATTATGTTTGTGTCATAGAAAATCCTTTCACACTATATAGTGCACTAGAGAGTAAGTGCAACAGATCGTCCCTTTTCAGGCATAGTATCTGACTTTGGATGGCTGTGCTGAACTGCTAATGTGATGTAACATGACAATGACAGCATGATGTGTAAATGTTCAAGCAAGCATCCAAATTGGTACTCCTGACCGATCAATGCACTGTGCAGCCAGACAGGCGGTTGTGAGGATCTCCTTGACATGGGTCTGCCAGTTAGAGGCCTCCAGCTTGCTTAGCCAGCGGTCCATGTTGTGGGACTGGTCGTTGCATGCCTCCACCAACTTAATCAGGCTCTCTTGGAGGATATTAGACCTGGAAATGACAGAATGCCCATTTGGAAAATAAGTGATAAATAAAGGTGTCAAATGCTGCAAATGGGGAGGTTGTATGTTTAAAACCTAACTCAGGGCATATTAGTGAAAATGCAGACATATGGGGTCATTTTTAGAGGCCAGTATGGAAAATGAGAACAGGTTTTTAATGTGACTTCTTATTTACAGATTATCTGACAACTGATATGAAATACATATGATAAAAATAATACATTCTAATTGACAAAGGTAAAAAAAAGTCATATCCCGTGCAAATAATGCAAAATAAAGTACCAGAACACTAGAttgctgactggagtgtttttataatttccaaattCTATGGCCCAGATTCATAAAACTTGGCAGTAACAGCAATGTGCCACACAAAATCTATGCCACAGCAATCTTGAGTGTGTGAATCCCATTTTATGGAGAGGAAAATGCCCACCACTATGGTATTACCAATTCCTGGCAGCCAGattttatgaatatgggctaaaGAGCTTAATATAATGTGATTATTGATCCTCATAGTAAAACGTTAACGGTGCTCACATAGAACGGCAGTGGTTCTGTGTATTGCTTAAGGCCAGTATGACATCAACATGACATCATTACACAGTGGGAGGATTAATCAttaatttgggttttttttaacacaaCATCAGTGACAGCGCACCTCTCGATGGCTTTGTGGATCCTCCTCCACTGAGGGTAGTTTGCCTCAGACTCGAAACCTCCGCCACGAGCCTTGGCCTGCTGGGCCACACTGATCGTGCGTGTGTCAATGATGTAGCCCCGCTTGCCAGGCCGCAGAGTAGCATTGATGAGCTTCTCGTCCTCTTTGCAACGTCGTCCATTGGTGCCTGTTAGAGGCTGCCCTGCACGCATTATCACCTGAGGGTAGCAGTGGTTTGGGGGAGAATTAAAGAACCTGCAATTATCACTCCCTGATAACAATTTACAAATTCTCATTCCTTTGGAACAACAAATAAACAATAACCACACTTTTGAAACCAATGACTAGGGACGagtatcgttaagattttaatggtactactactcttactgatactgcttatcgatctGGTACTTTAACGGCACTCTTATTGGTTCTTTTTGTTatcttttttaagagaaaaaaaaaattaataacagaattaacatttgctttattttctcatgtctggacagagcattacttttaatcattaacccatgtttgtataatttcgTTAACTCtgtgtgggctctaggctgctagcatacataacatacctcaggtggatggggcaacgagagatgaactatGAGCTAGGCAGTCAAAAACTGCATTTCTCTACCTGTACTTGATGCACTTTTGCTAGACGTTTTGAAAGACTGCTTGAGTTtccgcccttacatgcaaaagatttgttgcacttgtggcaacaagCATTGTCAGCATTGACTCTAGTGAAGTACAGCCAGACTTTTGATCGTTTAGTTCTCTCTCcaccattgtcactaagagcaggctctgtgggtctgcgtgtgagagagaggcagagagagctggTCCCACCCCTTGGCTCGCACATACAACCGGCTCCaagagagatctctcttctggattgggaatagtgaaaatgcatcatagagAAATGTCTCAATCTTATTACAAATTAGAAACGGAGTTgatgagataaaaggtgcaagataacatATATGTAGCCTCAATAAAtaggaaatttattttcttaatttctctaaTTAATACCGgatttcggtacccatccctaccaATGACATTACAATACAGCTGGCCACTAGCATATTTATATGCacataatgaataataataagaaaaaaacaCTGTAAAAACAACTCTGAGGACATCAGCTTCTTAACATTACATTTCTCATGATGTACTTACCATGCCATTCTTCTTGTGGTAGTAGCTGAGGACAGGGAAGCGGCCGCCATGACGGAAGGTCGCTAGTTTCCTTAGCATATCATCATCAACGTCTTTGGGCACAGTCACCAGAGGGGGATACGACGGGCACACACCAAAGTCCTTGTTAACCTCGCTAAGTCTCCACTCATCCGTCTGAGTGAAGAGATGGGTTTGATTAAAGAGAAAAATTTGCACAACCTCCCAATAATCTATGCAGTCTTATTTGCTCATGTCAATACCATAGACTCCAAGCATTTGAAGGCATCCTCTGAAAGAAAAGAGTCCCAGCCGTCCTCAATGACCTCAAACATTGGCCGGTAGAAGAAAGGGTACATCAGGGAGACTGAATCAAGTGTAGATAGAGCCTTTGGAAACACAGGCAAGTAAAATATTAATTAAACAACTTTCATTTGACATTACGAGACAAGCAGCCTTTAAAAATGGTCACAGAATGATttttcagaatactttatttatccccgaggggaaattgagttctattacagacactcacgctctaataactaacaagatacaagataagaaaatagaaacagaaacagaaacaaacagaaataaaagataaataagaaatagaaataagaacaaaatatatcaacaagcaagGTGCACATAagaccctatctatactgcactaccgcagcacacaacaagcagcacaaacaaaactcgacagggccaatccaatgaccattaactcagagtgtctgacagtctgagtctgagggaggaattgtaaagtttgatggccacaggcagcaaTGTCCTCCTGTGGCGCACTGTGgtgctttttggcagaatgagtctattattaaaagtactcctgtgcccaaccagcatgtcatggagtgggtgggagacattgtccacggTGGTACGTAATTTCAACAGCACCCTCCTCTCAGATACTTccaccagagaatccagttccacccctcaacgtcaccggccttgcggatcagtttattgagcctgtttgcatcttgGGATCATATAATTTCTGAAAAAGTAAAGTTATCCGTGTTGTGCATTTAGCACTTCGCTTACTTCAATAGAGCTGGCGATGTTGAGACATTCATCCATGCCAGGAATATCCAGCTGGATCACTCTTAGGTCTTTGCATTTCACTATAATTGTGCCCAGAGATCCCACAAACCTAAAAGAAATGATGAACATTGGATGCTGAGGCTGGTAGAGTAGAGGAGGCAATTGCAGCAGGTTGGACATTTGCCTTTTTTAAGTAAACTGGGTGAATGAATGAAATCGCTGAATTGAAATATTGCTAATGGTGTGACAGCCATTACAGATAAATgataaaaaaggcaaaaaaaatttTGCCAAGTGTGTTTCACCTTCAATAAACTACAATTCTACCAAAAGTGGAGGCAAAAATCCTGCTCAATGTCAAATTTCCATTTCTCCCTTGGCTAATTATCTATTAAACAACTGcaattcccatccatccatctttcttttctttcccagCACTTCCCTCTTTATTAAATGTGATTTCACTTGCTCTGCTGCTGCCTTAATTAGCTTCATTAGATATTCAAGGGTTTAATTTCAATGTCACACAATGCAGAGGTATCCATGAATCTATTTATTCATACTAAAGGATATACAATAATAAGGCATCCAAAACGGAAGTTATTAAATAAGATACTAATAAATGCACTCCATGAAAAACAATCGAGGATTATTGTAGTAAAAGCCACTGATACATCACCTCTTCTCTATGGCATCAATGTTGGCGTGTAGTAGCCAGAGCTCCTCTGTGTTGTCCTGTCTGGAGGAGAGGATCAAGTGATGACCAGTCAGGCACAGGGTCCCCTCCACAGTTGGCATGAAGGGCCGATGGAGGACAACCCCATCAACCCTGGGGGTCTTAATGAGCTCAGCAAACTCCATGAACCAAACTAAAGGAAGAGGTGCAAACAACAGACACATGAGAGGATGTCACTGATTGGTGACTGGAAGTATGAGCCATATTCTTCTTAACTAACACAATCCATGTAAAGTATCCTGATTCGGCATGGTTTTCGTCAAAACTGGGGCAATTTTTTTAATGCTAGAATGAGCCAGCGAACAATAAATGTGTCGTTGTTTGTGTTATTATTTCCAATAAGTAGGGCCTACGCAGTAATGACGTAAGCGTCAGGCGCTTTAAATCACGGGGATGGCACCATTTGTTAGCTGCTATGATGCAAATCTTGCTACGCGgcatggctagctagctaacagacAATTCATTGTAACTTCACCTTAGACGCCCAACTTGTTTTTAGGAAAATTATGATTGCTGTCATTAAGGAAATGAAGTGGCTAACACTGCCGTTAGCAAGCCGACGACGTTGGAGTAGGCGGTAGAAAGTGTCCATGTCatcttcagattttttttaaaaattcagtGTGGCGCATATTTCAAAATGTGAGCGTAAACAAGAATATTTACATGCGTGTGACAAAGTACCTGAATATTAAAGTGCTCTGCAGTTGCCGGACTGCCGATTTTGGTGGGGGGAGGAAAATGGCACGTTTACAAAAATATGCCGAGTGGAAAATCTAAAAGGCTGCAATTGGTTCCGCTCTCCTTCCGCAATCCCAGCGAGTAGACAAAACTGTTGAAATAACAAAATTGGTTGTATAATATATATCAGCATAAAATAAAAGGGGTATTAAAATGTGCAAAAGGGTTTTATATATCAGCAACAACGTATAAAGGGTGCAAACAAAAAGTGCAACAAGCGGAGATATAGCCAACATTGCAGAGGAATATATTTGTAGAAAGATTGCAATATACATGTTTAATATACAGTGCACTATTGGACATTTATATCCATCACTGATGACGTTTTGTTGTGGAATTATTTGCCACTGTGTGGTTATGAttaggttgggtttttttttacaggcgtaaTCCCctcaaatgaatgaatgaatcatagCGTTGTATCATTAAAGAACACTAGGGGGCGACAATGAACCAGATATCGAGAGATTTGTGGCGCTGACAGCCTGGGGCTACAATTCAGTGAACATGGTGTACAATGTCTGGAAGGTGAGGGTGAAGACCATGTCTACAGAGTGGAGaaactcttttttttcttacaGATTTTGCATTAGGTCAGATACTTAAATAGATGCTATTGCATTTGCTGTGTTGCCATTGTACTCCGCACAAGTCAAATTTCTATTGATGACCTTAATTTGACGATTTTTCCCAGAGAGTCAGTGGTATAATGGCTTGATAGCAAAGCAAAGATAGTGTGTGTTCCATCAAGTGGTGAGGATTTGATTGTGTCCTGCACGTTTTTTTTGCAAGCCAGTAAGGTATGGGATTAAGTCAAATAATAGGCTCAGATCTTTCTGAGCCctattgctactgctactactgctactactgctactactactactactactactactactactactactactactactactactactttcagctgctccggttaggggtcaccacagcagatcatccgtttccatttcttcctgtcctttgcatcttcctctgttacacca includes:
- the mtmr9 gene encoding myotubularin-related protein 9, whose protein sequence is MEFAELIKTPRVDGVVLHRPFMPTVEGTLCLTGHHLILSSRQDNTEELWLLHANIDAIEKRFVGSLGTIIVKCKDLRVIQLDIPGMDECLNIASSIEALSTLDSVSLMYPFFYRPMFEVIEDGWDSFLSEDAFKCLESMTDEWRLSEVNKDFGVCPSYPPLVTVPKDVDDDMLRKLATFRHGGRFPVLSYYHKKNGMVIMRAGQPLTGTNGRRCKEDEKLINATLRPGKRGYIIDTRTISVAQQAKARGGGFESEANYPQWRRIHKAIERSNILQESLIKLVEACNDQSHNMDRWLSKLEASNWQTHVKEILTTACLAAQCIDREGASVLVHGTEGADSTLQVTSLAQIILDPTCRTIRGFQGLVEREWLQAGHPFQQRCAQSAYSNSKPRQEAPVFLLFLDCVWQILRQFPCSFEFNEQFLVQLFEHAYASQFGTFMGNSAAERAKLHLPEKTVSLWSWMNRPQELERLSNPLYEANSLVIWPSVAPQSLLLWEGVFLRWNRSSRCLDEAYEEMIHIIEYNKELQNKVNSLRRQLAQLETEDPLLQTP